From the Deinococcus radiophilus genome, one window contains:
- the plsY gene encoding glycerol-3-phosphate 1-O-acyltransferase PlsY, whose product MILLNLAVAVLSYLLGAIPAAAWVARSRGVDIRTVGSGNSGATNVLRSLGKGPAAFVAAFDILKGVLAVMLARLMGLDPAWVALCGVLAVIGHNFSVFLSGRGGKGVATSFGTVAALSPAIGIFAFVLAIFTMWLTRFVSAGSIIGAAAVLALLGFSYLVQLPPPWYATAALAFLASLLIWQHRDNIRRLTGGNERRLGEKA is encoded by the coding sequence GTGATCCTGCTCAACTTGGCTGTGGCCGTGCTGTCCTATCTCCTCGGTGCCATCCCCGCTGCGGCGTGGGTGGCCCGCTCGCGTGGGGTAGACATCCGTACAGTCGGCAGCGGAAACAGTGGGGCAACCAATGTCCTGCGCTCACTGGGCAAAGGTCCGGCGGCGTTCGTGGCGGCGTTCGATATTCTCAAAGGAGTGCTGGCCGTCATGCTGGCGCGCCTGATGGGTCTGGACCCGGCCTGGGTGGCGCTGTGCGGGGTGCTGGCCGTCATCGGGCATAACTTCAGCGTCTTTCTGAGCGGGCGGGGTGGCAAGGGCGTAGCCACCTCCTTCGGCACCGTTGCAGCGCTCTCCCCTGCCATCGGCATCTTTGCCTTCGTCCTGGCTATCTTTACCATGTGGCTGACCCGCTTTGTGAGTGCCGGCAGCATCATCGGAGCGGCAGCGGTACTGGCGCTGCTGGGTTTCAGCTATCTGGTGCAGCTGCCCCCACCCTGGTATGCCACCGCCGCACTGGCTTTTCTGGCTTCGCTGCTGATCTGGCAACACCGCGACAATATCAGGCGGCTGACGGGCGGGAATGAGCGGCGCTTGGGCGAGAAGGCGTAA
- a CDS encoding amidase yields MSTPPAFPDPQRAWAYRPPQPLRGAATGPLAGLTFSVKDLFAVEGWPLRASTRAPLPLMVPSPLVLRLLDLGGTAVGKTHLHEIAMGILGANAYGGTRHPALPDHAAGGSSSGAAVSAALRQVDFALGTDTGGSIRVPAAWCGVYGYKPTKNHPAWPTTGVLPLSPTCDHAGPLAADFGTILRVQEALTGAAITPQDWSGLKVGIWQPADWLDPQAQAAVQGMARRLEEAGAALHSISLPDMLDAYSVIVGHEAAQVHADALALADPGFSPDVLTKLRAAQELTPSQVQAAYTRREEYRTQLAKLFGQVDLLLAPVVPTSPPLIGQEEVQLGRETANLRPAVLRLNVPFSMLGVPAVALPSGVDWVGVQLIAPWGQDPWLLGLVRALLGGD; encoded by the coding sequence ATGTCCACCCCTCCAGCTTTTCCTGATCCGCAGCGGGCCTGGGCGTACCGTCCACCCCAGCCGCTGCGCGGAGCCGCCACTGGACCGCTGGCTGGCCTGACTTTCTCGGTCAAGGACTTGTTTGCGGTGGAGGGCTGGCCGCTGAGGGCCAGTACCCGCGCACCCTTGCCGCTGATGGTTCCCAGTCCGCTGGTGCTTCGGCTGCTGGACCTGGGGGGCACTGCCGTGGGCAAGACCCACCTGCACGAGATCGCCATGGGGATTTTGGGGGCGAATGCTTATGGCGGGACTAGACACCCTGCCCTGCCGGACCATGCTGCGGGCGGGAGCAGCAGTGGCGCCGCAGTAAGCGCCGCGCTGCGGCAGGTGGACTTTGCGCTGGGAACCGACACGGGCGGCAGCATCCGCGTGCCTGCGGCCTGGTGTGGCGTATACGGCTACAAACCGACCAAGAATCACCCTGCCTGGCCGACCACCGGAGTTTTGCCACTGAGCCCCACCTGTGATCACGCTGGCCCACTGGCGGCAGACTTTGGGACCATCTTGCGGGTCCAAGAGGCGCTGACGGGCGCAGCGATCACACCCCAGGACTGGTCAGGCCTGAAGGTGGGGATCTGGCAGCCTGCCGACTGGCTGGACCCGCAAGCTCAGGCGGCGGTACAGGGTATGGCCCGGCGACTGGAAGAAGCGGGCGCGGCCCTGCACTCCATATCCCTGCCCGACATGTTGGACGCCTACAGCGTCATCGTGGGCCACGAGGCAGCCCAGGTACATGCAGACGCCCTGGCACTGGCTGACCCTGGCTTCAGCCCTGATGTGCTGACCAAGCTCCGGGCAGCCCAGGAACTGACGCCCAGTCAGGTGCAGGCGGCCTATACCCGCCGGGAAGAGTACCGCACCCAGTTGGCAAAGCTGTTCGGCCAGGTAGATCTGCTGCTGGCTCCGGTAGTCCCTACCTCACCGCCACTTATCGGTCAGGAGGAAGTGCAACTGGGCCGCGAAACGGCCAATCTCCGCCCAGCTGTCCTGCGGCTGAATGTGCCCTTTTCCATGCTGGGTGTCCCGGCAGTGGCGCTGCCTTCCGGCGTGGACTGGGTAGGGGTACAACTGATCGCCCCCTGGGGGCAAGACCCATGGTTGCTGGGGCTGGTGCGGGCGCTGCTGGGCGGGGATTAA
- a CDS encoding NfeD family protein, whose product MDFYLLALIVGGGLLLLSLLGGHDTDLDMGGGSGLDSADPGHTETGDLASWFSMRALVAFAAFFGLAGVVGRLLGLEGLAQLLTALVSGLLAGVLTAATFRLARSRGNVSFEAATLVGRVGQVIIPIAPGKLGRVSLELGAQTEQLTARSDQTLGAGQTVIVTAEESGVLEVQAWGGGLDL is encoded by the coding sequence GTGGACTTTTATCTTCTTGCGCTGATTGTGGGAGGCGGCCTGCTGCTGCTCTCACTGCTTGGCGGACACGATACCGACCTGGATATGGGCGGCGGGAGCGGCCTGGATTCTGCCGACCCCGGCCATACCGAGACGGGCGATCTGGCGTCCTGGTTTTCCATGCGGGCGCTGGTGGCATTTGCCGCTTTTTTCGGGCTGGCTGGGGTCGTTGGTCGCCTGCTGGGGTTGGAGGGCTTAGCGCAACTGCTGACCGCGCTGGTCAGTGGCCTGCTGGCGGGCGTGCTGACGGCGGCCACCTTCCGCCTGGCCCGCAGTCGGGGCAATGTCTCGTTCGAGGCTGCCACACTGGTAGGCCGGGTCGGACAGGTCATCATTCCCATTGCTCCCGGCAAGCTGGGGCGCGTGTCGCTGGAACTGGGCGCCCAGACCGAGCAACTGACCGCCCGCAGTGACCAGACCCTCGGCGCTGGACAAACCGTGATCGTCACGGCCGAAGAAAGCGGCGTACTGGAAGTGCAGGCTTGGGGTGGTGGCCTGGACCTCTAA
- a CDS encoding DNA-formamidopyrimidine glycosylase, with protein sequence MPELPEVETTRRKIAPLVTGRTVLEIEHFSPDKYPDTELAHGRIISEVQRRGKYLILPLADQAGGPADYELIVHLGMTGGFRLEETQHTRLTLRLNDGALHFHDPRRFGKVRVVRVGDYAALPTLAAMGPEPLEDDFALEPFAEAAAKAGAVKPWLLSQKPVAGVGNIYADEALWRAQIHPAQTRLSAEQAAQLHTAIREVMEEAVNLGGSSLGGGTGNYRQHDGDWGGFQLQHAAYGRGGQPCPRCGTPIEKTVLGQRGTHHCPQCQPS encoded by the coding sequence ATGCCCGAGCTGCCCGAAGTCGAAACCACCCGCCGAAAGATCGCACCGCTGGTCACAGGCCGCACCGTGCTAGAGATTGAGCATTTCAGCCCGGACAAATACCCGGACACTGAATTGGCCCACGGCCGGATCATTAGCGAAGTGCAGCGACGGGGCAAATACCTGATTTTGCCACTGGCCGACCAGGCTGGCGGGCCTGCCGATTACGAGCTGATCGTGCATCTGGGCATGACCGGGGGCTTCCGGCTGGAAGAGACACAACATACCCGCCTCACCTTACGGCTAAATGACGGCGCGCTGCATTTCCATGATCCCAGGCGTTTCGGAAAAGTGCGAGTGGTGCGGGTAGGCGACTACGCAGCGCTGCCCACCCTGGCAGCAATGGGCCCTGAGCCGCTAGAAGACGACTTTGCGCTGGAGCCGTTTGCCGAAGCCGCCGCCAAGGCCGGAGCCGTCAAACCCTGGTTGCTGAGCCAGAAGCCAGTAGCAGGTGTGGGCAACATCTACGCCGATGAAGCACTGTGGCGTGCCCAGATCCACCCGGCGCAGACGCGATTAAGTGCCGAGCAAGCAGCGCAGCTACACACGGCCATCCGCGAGGTGATGGAAGAAGCCGTGAACCTGGGCGGCAGTTCGTTGGGCGGCGGCACGGGCAATTACCGTCAGCATGACGGCGACTGGGGCGGCTTTCAGCTACAGCACGCGGCTTACGGGCGAGGCGGACAACCCTGCCCCCGCTGCGGCACACCCATTGAGAAAACTGTCCTGGGCCAGCGGGGCACCCATCACTGCCCGCAGTGCCAGCCGAGCTAA
- the polA gene encoding DNA polymerase I, which translates to MSSSNSASQPDTLVLIDGHALAYRSYFALPPLSNSRGESTHAIVGFLRQALRLARQKGNQLVVVFDPPVKTFRHEQYEDYKSGRAETPSDLPPQINRIRQLVDALGWPRLEVGGYEADDVIGTLTQRGRAEGMQVRILTSDRDAYQLLADDVRVIKNDNSLFGPQDVLDKYGVTVDQWVDFRALTGDASDNIPGAKGIGPKTATKILQEYGTLDAALAAAKAGELKPVGTQKKLVESEEAVLFSRELSQMVCDLELDCELRAGRGVGDPARLNELLEELELDSLRTDIGRLLAGEMERAPAPAAEVQVARFTAPQSGTWQAPQREAVWGYRLSREDDLTAELRGAAWLDGDTARAVPELEAAPNLFELETAQAPKKRGKAKEPQPLADLDVLTGAIQGHELDAAGAKALAAWLAVRGKEVAPGDDPLLMAYLLDPANTAMPTVAQRYLNTEWPDDAGMRAGITARLLEVLPEQLDEPRRKLYGEVEKPLSGVLARMEARGVRLDSEYLTGLSLAIAERIQRLEGQIHELAGREFSIRSRDQLEAVLYDELGLASGKKTKLTGKRSTAVSALEPLRDEHPIIPLLLEYRELEKLRGTYLDPLPRLVNPTTGRLHTTFAQTAVATGRLSSLNPNLQNIPIRSEEGRQIRKGFVADDGYCLVAADYSQLELRLMAHIAGDAPMQQAFRDGADIHRRTAAQVLGLDEATVDANQRRAAKTVNFGVLYGMSAHRLSNELGIPYAEAAGFIENYFGIYPGIQEYIDGTLEFGRQHGYVETLYGRRRYVPELTARNRNLREAGERLAYNMPIQGTAADIMKMAMVALEPRLDALGARMLLQVHDELLIESPQEKAEEVAALTREVMENVVTLEVPLATEVGISDNWYETK; encoded by the coding sequence ATGTCTTCATCCAATTCCGCCTCGCAGCCTGACACGCTGGTGCTGATTGACGGTCACGCGCTGGCCTACCGCTCATATTTTGCCCTGCCGCCCCTGAGCAACTCGCGCGGCGAAAGTACCCATGCCATCGTCGGATTTTTGCGTCAAGCGCTGCGGCTGGCCCGGCAAAAGGGCAATCAGCTGGTGGTGGTCTTTGATCCACCAGTCAAAACTTTCCGGCATGAGCAGTACGAGGACTACAAGTCGGGCCGCGCCGAGACTCCCAGCGACTTGCCCCCGCAGATCAACCGCATCCGTCAACTGGTGGACGCCCTGGGCTGGCCCCGGCTGGAAGTTGGTGGCTACGAGGCAGATGATGTGATCGGCACACTGACCCAGCGCGGACGGGCCGAGGGAATGCAGGTCCGCATCCTGACTTCGGACCGCGACGCTTATCAACTGCTGGCGGACGATGTACGCGTCATCAAAAACGACAACTCGCTGTTTGGGCCGCAGGACGTGCTGGACAAATACGGCGTGACGGTAGACCAGTGGGTGGACTTCCGGGCGCTGACTGGGGACGCCAGCGACAATATTCCGGGCGCCAAAGGCATCGGCCCCAAGACGGCCACCAAGATTTTGCAGGAGTACGGCACGCTGGACGCGGCCCTGGCCGCCGCCAAAGCCGGCGAGCTGAAACCCGTCGGCACGCAGAAAAAACTGGTGGAGAGCGAGGAAGCGGTGCTGTTCAGCCGTGAGCTGTCGCAGATGGTCTGTGACCTGGAGCTGGACTGTGAACTGCGGGCTGGGCGCGGCGTAGGCGACCCGGCGCGGCTGAACGAACTGCTGGAAGAACTGGAACTGGACTCGCTGCGAACCGACATCGGGCGGCTGCTGGCCGGGGAAATGGAAAGGGCTCCTGCACCAGCGGCTGAGGTGCAAGTGGCGAGATTCACTGCGCCACAGTCCGGCACTTGGCAAGCACCCCAGCGCGAGGCCGTGTGGGGTTACCGCCTAAGCCGCGAGGACGACCTGACCGCCGAGCTGCGCGGCGCGGCCTGGTTGGACGGCGATACGGCCCGCGCCGTGCCGGAGCTGGAAGCAGCCCCCAACCTGTTCGAGCTGGAAACCGCACAGGCCCCGAAGAAGCGGGGCAAGGCCAAGGAACCGCAGCCGCTGGCGGACCTTGACGTTCTGACCGGGGCGATTCAGGGGCATGAACTGGACGCCGCCGGAGCCAAGGCGCTGGCCGCCTGGCTGGCCGTGCGCGGCAAAGAGGTCGCCCCCGGTGACGATCCGCTGCTGATGGCCTACTTGCTGGACCCGGCCAACACCGCCATGCCGACGGTGGCTCAGCGCTACCTGAACACCGAATGGCCCGACGACGCAGGCATGCGCGCCGGGATCACGGCCCGACTGCTGGAAGTGCTGCCTGAGCAACTGGATGAACCCAGACGCAAGCTGTACGGCGAAGTGGAAAAGCCATTGAGCGGCGTCCTGGCACGCATGGAAGCGCGGGGTGTACGTCTGGACAGCGAGTATCTCACCGGCCTCTCGCTGGCGATCGCGGAGCGGATTCAGCGGCTGGAAGGGCAGATTCATGAGTTGGCGGGGCGTGAGTTTAGCATTCGCAGCCGTGACCAGCTGGAAGCCGTGCTGTACGACGAACTGGGCCTGGCCAGCGGCAAGAAGACCAAGCTGACCGGTAAGCGGTCTACTGCGGTTAGCGCCCTCGAACCGCTGCGCGACGAACACCCTATCATCCCGCTGCTGCTGGAATACCGCGAGTTGGAAAAGCTGCGCGGCACTTACCTGGACCCCCTCCCACGCCTGGTCAATCCCACCACCGGGCGGCTGCACACCACTTTCGCCCAGACGGCAGTGGCGACCGGGCGCCTGAGCAGCCTCAACCCCAACCTCCAGAACATTCCGATTCGCTCGGAGGAGGGCCGCCAGATTCGTAAGGGCTTCGTCGCGGATGATGGGTATTGCCTGGTCGCCGCCGACTACTCGCAACTCGAACTGCGGTTGATGGCCCATATCGCCGGGGACGCCCCGATGCAGCAGGCTTTCCGAGATGGGGCCGACATTCACCGCCGCACCGCCGCGCAGGTGCTGGGGCTGGATGAGGCCACCGTTGACGCCAATCAACGCCGCGCCGCCAAGACGGTGAATTTCGGCGTGCTGTACGGCATGAGCGCCCACCGCCTTAGCAATGAGCTGGGCATTCCTTACGCTGAGGCCGCCGGATTTATCGAGAACTACTTCGGGATCTATCCGGGGATTCAGGAATACATTGACGGGACGCTGGAGTTCGGGCGGCAGCACGGCTACGTAGAAACGCTGTATGGCCGCCGCCGCTACGTGCCGGAGCTGACGGCCCGGAACCGCAACCTGCGCGAAGCCGGCGAGCGCCTCGCCTACAACATGCCGATTCAGGGCACCGCCGCCGACATCATGAAAATGGCGATGGTGGCCCTAGAACCGCGTCTAGACGCACTGGGTGCCCGGATGCTGCTCCAGGTTCATGACGAACTGCTGATCGAATCGCCCCAGGAAAAGGCCGAGGAAGTCGCCGCGCTGACCCGTGAAGTGATGGAAAACGTGGTGACGCTGGAGGTGCCGCTGGCCACTGAGGTCGGGATCAGCGATAACTGGTATGAAACCAAGTGA
- the dnaX gene encoding DNA polymerase III subunit gamma/tau, producing the protein MSAIYQRARPIHWDQVIGQEHIKGVLKAALDQGRVGHAYLFSGPRGVGKTTTARLIAMTANCTGPEPKPCGECESCRAVRAGSHPDVLEIDAASNNSVDDVRDLREKVGLAPMRGGKKIYILDEAHMMSRAAFNALLKTLEEPPEHVIFILATTEPEKIIPTILSRCQHYRFRRLSADEIAGKLAGLAEAEGVAAEPEALGLMGRLADGAMRDGESLLERMLAAGTAVTRRAVEEALGLPPGEQMRSLAGSLVRGEAGTALAAAGELYRAGFAARTVVEGLVEALSQAIHAELGVSDSDAARLEGADTSRLLRLQAALDEQESRFARAADLLSLELALTHALLAADGGGEVAESDARPAPRPQVRDGAELSELSGRLERLERDLAALRGSGTLVAAAPTASVVPTQPTPPAARPVAPARAAPQVAAPAGGTWADVIQAVSMQTRAFLKPARMYAEAGYVSLSYDARSSFHAKQVGTKLDELTPLIEQVFGPVTLEIITADGGRKYPVGGGAAAAGAAPAPVQGALITTPQPAPMPVSRAAPTAPVQAASDVVDDFDPLARRAPVGRPQTAAPAPEPVQEQAAEQPAPLRPADPPSPDDRAPAPLPDASPPWQEDPAQVPPAPAGTAEQTPETPQETATREMYLGEPVTEEPVWDDLGLPAEMIVSGGGRAGGAERAKPADAPALSPRPAASVPVSAPPMTTAASGAVRDIRAHPRYEDFRSRFSGQVREIGKNRQAPVAEVEQREDEGSGG; encoded by the coding sequence ATGAGCGCCATTTATCAGCGTGCCCGGCCGATTCACTGGGATCAGGTCATCGGCCAGGAGCACATCAAGGGAGTGCTGAAAGCGGCGCTGGACCAGGGCCGGGTGGGGCACGCCTACCTGTTCAGCGGGCCGCGTGGGGTGGGCAAGACGACCACCGCCCGATTGATCGCCATGACCGCCAACTGCACCGGCCCGGAGCCTAAGCCCTGCGGCGAGTGCGAAAGTTGCCGAGCGGTGCGGGCGGGCAGTCACCCTGACGTGCTGGAGATTGACGCGGCCAGCAACAACTCGGTCGACGACGTGCGTGACCTGCGTGAAAAGGTTGGGCTGGCCCCGATGCGTGGCGGCAAAAAAATCTACATTCTGGACGAAGCGCACATGATGAGCCGCGCCGCCTTTAACGCGCTGCTCAAGACGCTGGAGGAGCCACCCGAGCATGTCATTTTCATCCTGGCGACCACCGAGCCGGAAAAAATCATTCCCACGATCCTGTCACGCTGTCAGCACTACCGCTTTCGCCGCCTGAGTGCGGACGAGATTGCCGGCAAGCTGGCGGGGCTGGCCGAGGCGGAGGGCGTAGCTGCTGAACCGGAAGCCCTGGGGCTGATGGGCCGCCTGGCCGACGGAGCCATGCGTGACGGCGAAAGCCTGCTGGAGCGGATGCTGGCTGCTGGCACCGCCGTGACCCGCCGCGCTGTGGAAGAGGCACTGGGCTTGCCCCCCGGCGAGCAGATGCGGAGTCTGGCCGGATCGCTGGTGCGTGGCGAGGCCGGAACAGCCCTGGCTGCCGCAGGGGAGCTGTACCGCGCCGGATTCGCGGCCCGCACGGTGGTAGAGGGTCTGGTTGAAGCACTGTCCCAGGCCATTCATGCGGAGCTGGGAGTGTCTGACAGTGACGCAGCCCGCCTGGAAGGTGCCGATACATCCCGGCTGCTGCGGCTGCAAGCGGCGCTGGATGAGCAGGAAAGCCGCTTCGCCCGCGCCGCCGACCTGTTGAGCCTGGAACTGGCCCTGACCCATGCCCTGCTGGCGGCAGACGGTGGGGGAGAGGTGGCGGAGAGTGACGCTCGCCCTGCTCCTCGTCCGCAGGTGAGGGATGGCGCTGAACTGTCCGAGCTGTCAGGCCGTCTGGAGCGGCTAGAGCGTGATCTGGCGGCTCTGCGTGGGAGCGGGACACTTGTGGCAGCGGCTCCGACTGCCTCTGTGGTTCCCACGCAACCTACGCCGCCTGCCGCCCGTCCGGTGGCGCCTGCCCGCGCTGCCCCGCAGGTCGCTGCGCCTGCTGGCGGCACCTGGGCCGATGTGATTCAGGCCGTCAGTATGCAGACCCGCGCTTTCCTGAAGCCTGCCCGGATGTACGCCGAGGCCGGATATGTCAGCCTGAGTTACGATGCCCGCTCCAGCTTTCATGCCAAGCAGGTCGGTACCAAGCTGGACGAGTTGACCCCACTCATTGAGCAGGTGTTCGGGCCGGTCACTTTGGAGATCATCACCGCAGATGGAGGCCGCAAGTACCCGGTTGGTGGTGGTGCAGCGGCGGCTGGAGCTGCGCCAGCGCCAGTACAAGGGGCCCTGATCACTACGCCACAGCCTGCGCCCATGCCTGTCTCACGTGCTGCTCCGACTGCCCCCGTTCAGGCCGCCAGTGATGTGGTGGATGACTTTGATCCGTTGGCGCGGCGGGCCCCTGTTGGCCGACCCCAGACCGCTGCACCTGCCCCAGAGCCGGTGCAGGAACAGGCCGCCGAGCAGCCTGCCCCACTGCGCCCCGCCGACCCACCTTCCCCGGATGACCGTGCTCCCGCCCCACTGCCGGACGCCAGCCCACCCTGGCAGGAAGACCCGGCCCAGGTGCCACCAGCTCCGGCAGGAACAGCTGAACAGACCCCCGAAACCCCGCAGGAAACGGCCACCCGTGAAATGTATCTGGGCGAGCCGGTGACGGAAGAACCCGTCTGGGATGATCTGGGCCTGCCTGCTGAGATGATCGTCAGCGGGGGTGGTCGCGCGGGGGGGGCCGAGCGGGCTAAGCCCGCTGACGCTCCAGCCCTGTCCCCTCGTCCCGCTGCCTCTGTTCCTGTCAGCGCTCCACCCATGACGACTGCGGCCAGTGGCGCCGTGCGGGATATCCGGGCGCATCCACGCTACGAGGATTTTCGCAGCCGCTTTAGCGGTCAGGTGCGGGAAATCGGCAAGAACCGTCAGGCCCCTGTGGCGGAAGTCGAGCAGCGGGAAGATGAAGGGAGCGGAGGCTAG
- a CDS encoding pyridoxamine 5'-phosphate oxidase family protein: protein MNLSDEMVQVLRNSVLAWLATVDADGWPNVSPKEIFAPYTDPAGITAAIAIADIASPISVSNLRINPRACLSAVDIFRQVGYKVQGHVRIIAPCDAAFTEVSRGLLELTGGQYLVRHVLLLEVEQVRRIMAPSYHLFPERSEAQRVAQAMQAYGVQPVEPPTHS, encoded by the coding sequence ATGAACCTCAGCGACGAAATGGTCCAGGTCTTACGGAACAGCGTGCTGGCGTGGCTGGCGACGGTGGATGCCGACGGTTGGCCGAACGTCTCTCCTAAGGAGATTTTCGCTCCGTATACCGACCCAGCGGGGATCACGGCGGCCATCGCCATTGCCGACATTGCTTCTCCGATCAGCGTGTCCAATCTGCGGATCAACCCCCGCGCCTGCCTAAGCGCTGTGGACATCTTCCGACAGGTGGGATACAAGGTGCAGGGTCACGTGCGGATCATCGCTCCTTGCGACGCCGCGTTCACTGAGGTCAGCCGGGGACTGTTGGAACTCACGGGCGGTCAATATCTGGTTCGGCATGTCTTGCTGCTGGAGGTAGAGCAGGTCCGCCGAATCATGGCTCCCTCCTATCACCTGTTTCCGGAACGCAGCGAGGCACAGCGGGTCGCCCAGGCCATGCAAGCTTACGGCGTGCAGCCGGTTGAGCCGCCAACCCATAGCTAG
- a CDS encoding flotillin family protein: protein MVPTLIVGGMFLIALVFLLILIQSMLIVVPPNRVLVISGKSRATASGDRVGYRVIRGGRAFRIPVLEKASWMDLTTIPLDLSIENAYSKGGIPLRIHAVANVKVNAHEPFLSNAIERFLDVPRDQLTGIVRDTLEGNLRGVVATLTPEEINEDRLRFAEALMEEAEHDLNSLGIKLDTLKIQNVTDESGYLDSIGRRQTAEVLKEARIAEATRNAEASEVEAQAKQRATIAQTISEQAILERQTELRIRRAELEAQSAARENEAQVSAERAKVTAEQQLEQERIILNQKRLEADIVAPARARREAEMLKAQAEAAPIVEEGRARAEAVRQIVAAFADAGPDAERAYVLNMLPSIVDTFAESVKAVDIGKITVIDSGSGQATQSAMQTLPRNVIGLVEQVETATGVSLLGLLRGSGEAPSGGVPAPQDQPSSQPFSVPSVTVRRESSGEEQPL from the coding sequence ATGGTTCCTACTCTGATTGTCGGCGGCATGTTCCTGATTGCCCTTGTTTTCTTGCTGATCCTGATCCAATCCATGCTGATCGTGGTGCCACCCAACCGAGTGCTGGTCATTTCGGGCAAAAGCCGCGCCACCGCTTCCGGAGACCGGGTCGGCTACCGGGTCATTCGCGGTGGGCGGGCCTTCCGCATTCCGGTGCTGGAAAAGGCCAGCTGGATGGACCTCACCACCATCCCACTGGACCTGAGCATCGAAAACGCCTACTCCAAGGGCGGCATTCCGCTGCGAATTCACGCGGTGGCCAACGTCAAGGTCAACGCCCACGAGCCGTTTCTGAGCAATGCGATTGAGCGCTTTTTGGACGTGCCGCGTGATCAGCTGACCGGCATTGTCCGCGACACGTTGGAAGGCAACCTGCGCGGTGTGGTCGCCACCCTGACGCCTGAGGAGATCAACGAGGACCGCCTGCGCTTCGCTGAGGCGCTGATGGAAGAGGCCGAGCATGACCTGAACAGCCTGGGCATCAAGCTTGACACCCTCAAGATTCAGAACGTGACCGACGAGAGCGGCTACCTGGACTCCATCGGGCGCCGCCAGACCGCCGAGGTGCTGAAGGAGGCCCGTATCGCCGAGGCCACCCGCAACGCCGAGGCCAGCGAAGTGGAAGCGCAGGCCAAGCAGCGGGCCACCATCGCGCAGACCATTTCCGAGCAGGCGATTTTGGAGCGGCAGACCGAGCTGCGGATTCGCCGCGCCGAGCTGGAAGCGCAGTCGGCCGCCCGCGAGAACGAGGCGCAGGTGTCGGCCGAGCGGGCCAAGGTCACGGCCGAGCAGCAGCTGGAGCAAGAGCGCATCATCCTCAACCAGAAGCGGCTGGAAGCCGACATCGTGGCCCCGGCCCGCGCCCGCCGCGAGGCCGAGATGCTCAAGGCCCAGGCGGAGGCGGCACCCATCGTCGAAGAAGGCCGCGCCCGCGCCGAGGCGGTGCGGCAGATTGTCGCCGCCTTTGCCGATGCCGGCCCCGACGCCGAGCGGGCCTACGTGCTGAACATGCTTCCCTCGATTGTGGACACCTTCGCCGAGAGCGTGAAAGCGGTGGACATCGGCAAGATCACCGTGATTGATTCCGGAAGTGGTCAGGCCACCCAGAGCGCCATGCAGACCCTGCCCCGTAACGTCATCGGGCTGGTAGAGCAGGTCGAGACGGCCACCGGCGTGAGCCTGCTGGGCCTGCTGCGGGGCAGCGGCGAGGCACCCAGCGGCGGTGTTCCTGCACCTCAGGACCAGCCTTCTTCCCAGCCGTTCAGCGTTCCCAGTGTCACGGTACGCCGCGAAAGCAGCGGTGAGGAACAGCCGCTCTAA
- the pdxH gene encoding pyridoxamine 5'-phosphate oxidase gives MTDLTSLRLSYTRAALSKGAMHADPAAQFSDWLAAALAHERLDEPYAFALATADAEGQPSVRTLLLRGVDAEGCPSFYTNYDSEKGRALSQNPRAEMLFYWDVLEQQVRVRGRVEPLDPQESTRYFHLRPRDSQLAAHVSAPQSGPVESREVLEGRFAALHEQFGGQDVPRPDFWGGYRLIPERWEFWQGRPNRMHDRLVYVRAGDGWTLERLMP, from the coding sequence ATGACCGACCTCACCTCGCTGCGCCTGTCCTACACCCGCGCTGCCCTGAGCAAAGGGGCCATGCACGCCGACCCTGCCGCCCAATTCAGCGACTGGCTGGCGGCAGCCCTGGCCCATGAGAGATTGGACGAACCTTATGCCTTTGCCCTGGCCACTGCCGATGCCGAGGGCCAACCCAGCGTAAGAACATTGCTGCTGCGAGGAGTGGACGCCGAGGGATGCCCCAGCTTTTACACCAACTACGACTCGGAAAAAGGCCGGGCGCTGTCTCAGAACCCCCGCGCCGAGATGCTGTTTTACTGGGATGTGCTAGAGCAGCAGGTGCGGGTACGCGGACGGGTCGAGCCGCTGGACCCACAAGAAAGCACCCGTTACTTTCACTTGCGCCCCCGAGACAGCCAGTTGGCTGCACATGTCTCTGCGCCACAGAGTGGCCCGGTAGAAAGCCGTGAGGTGCTGGAAGGCCGCTTTGCCGCGCTCCATGAACAATTTGGGGGCCAGGATGTGCCGCGCCCCGACTTCTGGGGTGGCTACCGCCTGATTCCGGAGCGCTGGGAGTTCTGGCAAGGCCGCCCCAACCGGATGCATGACCGCCTGGTGTATGTCCGCGCTGGGGACGGCTGGACGCTAGAGCGGCTGATGCCCTAA